Genomic segment of Scomber scombrus chromosome 18, fScoSco1.1, whole genome shotgun sequence:
ACTGATaatgaactttacagtgaagtacgAGACGTCTTGTGTCAGCAGTTAAAGTCAAGTCAAGGTaaagtatttacattttatacctTTCGTCTTTAAAATGAGTGACCTATCTCAGTTTTATAGATGTCACAACTTACCAAACAAGACTAAGAGTTTAACCATAAGAGACAAGTCAGTCTCAGTTTCAttataaatcaaacaaattaaGATATTGCAAAGACCTCATTGTACACAAATGagaccccccaccaccaccaccaccacaccaccaccaccaaggCTTCACAAAGGCTTCCCAGTTAAATCAAAATAACGCCCTCCAGACACCAGCTGAGACATTTGCAGTAATAAATACAGCTGTAGTATTGGACTGTGTCTTATCATTGGTGCATTTTGATTTCTGTGCAAATGTCTTGGTTGCCTAAGGCCAGCTTAACATTAACTGTAAGTTCAAACATCCATCTTGCTTGGGTGAAAAACTTCATGAGTGACTGGCTTCATCCAGAGCTACAAAGAAGGCACCGTGCCCCTGAACTATCATCTGTCCCCAAGTCTGGAAACTACTTTTCACGTGGTCAGCAATTTTCCAGATGAAGCTTGAGCACACCTTCACTGTGCAGCTGCAACAAGATGTCAAACTCAGCCGGCATGGCGTGGACTGCCGAAACCTTCATGTCATCGTAGTAGTGATTAGACAGGGAATAATAATCATATGGGTGATTACCGAAGGGCCAGAATCCATACAGTTCCACATTGTCACAGATTTCCAGTGCTAAGCTAGTCATGAAAAAGCCAGTGCTGAGACGTCTTGGTTTCAGGCCCTCATTTGTCCAGAAGACAGAAAGATTCTGAAGGTACCCAGGGTTGAAGAAGATAGGTCGAGCAGGGCTATTAAATTCCTCAATTGTGTAGGCAGCCCGCAGGGACAAAGCCGTATTAGAGCCAAAGGAAAAGGCAGGAAGGAGAAGCAAAGCGTTTCCGTAGGTTTGTAGACCCTCCACAAACAGAAGGCGACGATTCATTAGAGACTCATATCTGGGGGGGAAAAGCAGATGTGAAGCAGCAAGAGATGAGGAATATTACTAGGAGATAGTCAAATGAAACTCATAATTTTGCTCACTTGTGTTCGAGAATGCTTGGGTTTGCTGTCACAAGATCAGTCTTGATGCCCACGTCTTCTTCATAACCATCTTTCAAAGGCGGTAGATTgcacctgaaaaaaacaacaaagaatatACAGAAATGTTTGTATGGAATTCCAGCAGAGATGAGCGTAATTGTGTTGATTAACTGTCATCAGCATTTCAATTAACTACACTGGATTCCTGTTTCACCTCATAACAAACTGAGCTGAATCGATGCTCTTTCCACACCTGCTGTCAGTCAAGATACCGCTGTTCCCAACAAGAGCACATGTGTCCAGTCTTGTCTTGAAAGGATTCTCCTGGATTCAACAGACACTGAATTATTATCACagtcattaaaaacataaagacatAGTATACACTATTTAGGACATACTGTTCATTGAAGACCAACATCTTGAGGGAAGGacatccatccatttatttcattcatagaTTTGATAGATTCAGCAGCAGGACAACACCACAACTGTTTCACCTAACCCTCTCCTTCTGCTCTCGTACCCTTCGGAGGATCCTGAGGGGGTCCGTGTTATTGTAGACTTTGTTTAAGTTTCCCCACAACGCAGTCAGCAAGCAGAACCATGCTCATCAATCATAtttataaatcatatttatcaAATAATAAAGTGCTATTTGGGTTTTCACACTAATCGTGCAAATGTAAATTGAGGTTTTGGCAACACTTCATTGTGATCTGGGAATCATAGTGATTTATACAGTGGTTGAATGTTTGACTGTGCTATTACCAAGACACATACCAAAATCTTTGATAATACACATCATCTTCATCTAgggcaaaaatgtattatttatttaatcttgtCCTGTGGTACAAGAGGTATTagatattttattcagttttattttattttgattttctgATTTTACTCCttatattagtattagtaatagtattaatattaatattattgtattagtataaatatatcatttagACCAGGAGGaggtccatccatccattttctgccacttatcTGGGGCAGGGTCATGGTGGCATTAGGCCGCGCAATGAAATCCAGACATCCCTCTCCACCAGCCacgctcatcagctcctccctATGAGGAGCCTTCAGACTAAGCTCTTTCTTCACCAGGATGGTGCAGTGCAACACCCGCATCAATGCCACCAATCCGCCTATCAGTCTTACACTCCATTTTACCGTCACTGGTGAATAAGACACTGAGATATTTAAATTCCTCTGCTTGGGGTAGCAACTCCCTCCCAACCCTGAGCGGACAATCCATCTTTTTCTGGAAGAGTACCATGGCCTctgatttggaggtgctgactcTCATCCTTCACATTCAGCTGCAAAACGTCCCAGTGCACTTTGGAAGTAATCATGTGTTGAGACCAACAGAACCGCAGGAGAGCAGAAGGGGGCAATTCTGAGGTCCCTAAGCTGGAcactctccttccttcttccttctgcGCCTTGAGAGTCTGTCCATGAATATCACAAACAGAATCAAAGACCAGGGACAGCCCTCCTGAATCTGAGGTTCAACAATTGGCCAGTATCTCCTTTCCAATACCCTGGCTTAACCTTTCCCGGGAGGCTGAGTAGTGTGATCCCCCGATAGTTGGAGCACACCCTCCAGTCCCCCTTTTAAAAATGGGGACCACGATCCCGGTCAACTAGTCGATGGGCACTGTCCCTGACCTCCATGCAACATGGAAGAGGCGCGTCAGCCATGACACGCCCGCAATGTCCAGAGCCTTCTGCATCTCAGGGACAATTTCATCCACCCCCAGTGCCTTGCCACTGAGGAGCTGCCTCTGCCAGGGATATGGGTGAAGGTTCCCCTGGATCATCCAGCTCTGCCTCCTCCACAGAGGACATGTTGGTTGGGTTTAGAGTTCGTCAAATGTTCCTTCCACGGCCAGATAATATCCCCAGTCGAGGTCAGCAGatctcttctgtctttctccatCATCTCGCCAAACTCCCACACCCAGGTTTTTGCTTCATCGACTGCCAAAGGCTGCCCACAAGGCTGTGTAATGATTTTGTGATCAGTGACAATGATTTTAAACTGGTTAAATATGCAGACGACATGGCCTTAGTTGGACTTCTAGAAAAAACAGACTCTGTTAGTTAAGCTGCATATTTAGCCAAAAGGTACTGGTACTCTCCACAAAACAGGATATGATCATTTAGCCAGTTTCACTCATCGGCCAGTCTGTTGAAACTGTGGATAACTTTAAGTATCTTGGTACAGTTCTGGACTCTCTGATGACCTTATTCATATTCACAACGACTCGATCTTCTGAGAAGGATCTGCAGCCTAGGTGTCAGCCAGAAGATAATAGAAGTTGTGAACAAGAGTCTTGTAGAGAGTATTCTATCCTTTCATATTCCAGCCTGGTACGGTCATCTGAGCTGCCAATCTAAGAACAAGCTCTCTTTATATAGTAGTCTTGGTCAGTAAAATAGTTTGTTCACCTCAAATCctgagaggatgaggaagaaagtgaggaacaTTGTCGCTGACagctctcatcctctctctggcCAGTTTGAGCTTTTGAGCTCTGGGATGCGCTACAGAGTTCCTTTGGCTACCAAGAATATTCATAAGGGATCCCAAATGCagttaatattttaaacactaaCAAAttatcaatacacacacaggaactgtTATGCacttacatattttatgtatttatgtattttatgcattttaatccTTTCACGCATCATGGTCACTgcagtggacagctattcaaCAGCTGTTTTCTTATGTATGACAGTattttgatggcatagttaCACGTCAGAcaccacagtggacactagtgCGTCATCCCATAGATCACCACTAAACCTGCagtaatgggttttttttggttgt
This window contains:
- the LOC133999276 gene encoding alpha-2,8-sialyltransferase 8F-like, with amino-acid sequence MGAENSHVSWIFIILCLGTLLTTVTWYWLDNDVGFHKPPRPKRGVGKLSDVCKDCRKVINKVKERYSQTWKKQECNSLKLRSRLRGQCNGFDKAIITQENTPIGSEIVFNGDGKKLKVTREIFNTFAKENPFKTRLDTCALVGNSGILTDSRCGKSIDSAQFVMRCNLPPLKDGYEEDVGIKTDLVTANPSILEHKYESLMNRRLLFVEGLQTYGNALLLLPAFSFGSNTALSLRAAYTIEEFNSPARPIFFNPGYLQNLSVFWTNEGLKPRRLSTGFFMTSLALEICDNVELYGFWPFGNHPYDYYSLSNHYYDDMKVSAVHAMPAEFDILLQLHSEGVLKLHLENC